From Juglans regia cultivar Chandler chromosome 6, Walnut 2.0, whole genome shotgun sequence, the proteins below share one genomic window:
- the LOC108995858 gene encoding alcohol dehydrogenase-like 6 isoform X2, which yields MSSIKHPHVITCKAAVAWGAGEPLMMEQVDVSPPQPMEIRIKVVCTSLCRSDITAWQSHAIFPRIFGHEASGVVESVGEGVIEFQEGDHVLTVFTGECMKCRQCKSGKSNICEALGLERRGVMHSDHKTRFSINGKPIFHYCAVSSFSEYTVVHSGCAVKVSPLAPLDKICLLSCGVAAGLGAAWNVANISKGSTVVIFGLGTVGLSVAQGAKLRGASRIIGVDTNPKKGEKAKAFGITEFLDPNHSDQPIQQVIKHITGGGADYSFECIGDTGMITTALQSCCDGWGMTVTLGVPKVNPEMKAHYSLFLTGRTLKGSLFGGWKPKSDLPSLVDMYIKKETPCQGPKTLFTDTWCQ from the exons ATGTCTTCCATCAAACATCCCCACGTGATTACATGCAAAG CTGCGGTGGCATGGGGTGCTGGAGAGCCATTGATGATGGAGCAAGTCGATGTGAGTCCACCCCAACCCATGGAGATTAGGATTAAAGTTGTCTGCACCTCTCTCTGCCGCAGCGATATCACAGCTTGGCAGTCCCAC GCTATATTTCCTCGAATATTTGGCCATGAAGCATCAGG GGTTGTTGAGAGTGTGGGGGAAGGAGTAATTGAGTTTCAAGAGGGAGACCACGTGCTTACAGTATTTACTGGAGAATGCATGAAATGTAGACAGTGCAAATCAGGCAAAAGCAACATCTGTGAAGCACTTGGTTTGGAAAGGAGAGGTGTAATGCATAGTGATCATAAGACACGCTTCTCGATAAATGGGAAGCCCATCTTTCACTATTGTGCAGTCTCAAGTTTCAGTGAATATACAGTGGTGCATTCTGGATGTGCTGTCAAAGTGAGCCCACTTGCACCTCTGGACAAAATATGCCTTCTCAGTTGTGGAGTAGCTGCAG gtttgggTGCAGCTTGGAATGTTGCTAATATCTCTAAAGGATCAACAGTGGTGATTTTTGGACTTGGAACAGTGGGCCTTTCT GTTGCACAGGGTGCCAAACTTCGGGGGGCATCTCGAATTATCGGTGTGGACACTAATCCGAAGAAGGGTGAAAAAG CAAAGGCTTTTGGAATAACAGAGTTTCTTGATCCAAATCACTCTGATCAACCTATTCAACAG GTTATTAAGCATATCACCGGTGGAGGGGCAGACTACTCATTTGAATGTATAGGTGATACTGGAATGATAACTACTGCATTGCAGTCATGTTGTGAT GGGTGGGGTATGACTGTTACTCTTGGCGTACCTAAAGTAAACCCAGAGATGAAAGCTCATTATTCACTATTTCTCACTGGAAGAACATTGAAAGGATCACTATTTGGGGGATGGAAACCTAAGTCTGATCTTCCTTCATTAGTGGACATGTACATAAAGAAG gaaactccttgccaagggccAAAGACTTTGTTCAcagacacctggtgccaataa
- the LOC118348640 gene encoding uncharacterized protein LOC118348640, translated as MASVELRELKDLLEKCFIRPSVSLWGALVPFVKKKNGSMQLCIDYRELNKSIIEHVEHLRIDLETLREKKLQEITYLGHVVSAKEISSDLAKVEVVVKWPKPNNVNENYLTHDLELATVIFALKIWSHYLYGERCEIYTDYKSLKYFFTQKELNMRQCRWLELLKDYDCSINYHPGKAN; from the exons ATGGCTTCAGTTGAGTTAAGGGAACTCAAGGATTTACTAGAAAAATGTTTCATACGCCCCAGTGTATCCCTGTGGGGCGCTTTGGTACCTttcgtgaagaagaagaatgggtCTATGCAATTGTGTATTGACTATAGGGAGTTAAATAAG AGTATCATAGAGCATGTGGAGCATTTGAGGATTGACCTTGAGACACTAAGAGAAAAGAAGTTACAAGAGATCACCTATTTGGGACACGTGGTGTCAGCAAAAGAAATTTCAAGTGATCTGGCAAAGGTTGAGGTAGTGGTAAAATGGCCCAAGCCTAATAATGTTAATGAG AATTACCTGACCcatgatctggaacttgcaacagtGATATTTGCTTTGAAAATATGGAGTCATTATCTTTATGGTGAGAGGTGCGAGATTTATACAGACTATAAGAGCTTGAAATACTTCTTCACACAGAAAGAGTTGAATATGAGACAATGTAGGTGGTTGGAACTTTTGAAGGACTATGATTGCAGTATTAACTACCATCCTGGCAAAGCAAATTAG
- the LOC108995858 gene encoding alcohol dehydrogenase-like 6 isoform X1: MSSIKHPHVITCKAAVAWGAGEPLMMEQVDVSPPQPMEIRIKVVCTSLCRSDITAWQSHAIFPRIFGHEASGVVESVGEGVIEFQEGDHVLTVFTGECMKCRQCKSGKSNICEALGLERRGVMHSDHKTRFSINGKPIFHYCAVSSFSEYTVVHSGCAVKVSPLAPLDKICLLSCGVAAGLGAAWNVANISKGSTVVIFGLGTVGLSVAQGAKLRGASRIIGVDTNPKKGEKAKAFGITEFLDPNHSDQPIQQVIKHITGGGADYSFECIGDTGMITTALQSCCDGWGMTVTLGVPKVNPEMKAHYSLFLTGRTLKGSLFGGWKPKSDLPSLVDMYIKKEIQLEEFITHNIPFADINKAFDLMGEGSCLRCVIHMK, encoded by the exons ATGTCTTCCATCAAACATCCCCACGTGATTACATGCAAAG CTGCGGTGGCATGGGGTGCTGGAGAGCCATTGATGATGGAGCAAGTCGATGTGAGTCCACCCCAACCCATGGAGATTAGGATTAAAGTTGTCTGCACCTCTCTCTGCCGCAGCGATATCACAGCTTGGCAGTCCCAC GCTATATTTCCTCGAATATTTGGCCATGAAGCATCAGG GGTTGTTGAGAGTGTGGGGGAAGGAGTAATTGAGTTTCAAGAGGGAGACCACGTGCTTACAGTATTTACTGGAGAATGCATGAAATGTAGACAGTGCAAATCAGGCAAAAGCAACATCTGTGAAGCACTTGGTTTGGAAAGGAGAGGTGTAATGCATAGTGATCATAAGACACGCTTCTCGATAAATGGGAAGCCCATCTTTCACTATTGTGCAGTCTCAAGTTTCAGTGAATATACAGTGGTGCATTCTGGATGTGCTGTCAAAGTGAGCCCACTTGCACCTCTGGACAAAATATGCCTTCTCAGTTGTGGAGTAGCTGCAG gtttgggTGCAGCTTGGAATGTTGCTAATATCTCTAAAGGATCAACAGTGGTGATTTTTGGACTTGGAACAGTGGGCCTTTCT GTTGCACAGGGTGCCAAACTTCGGGGGGCATCTCGAATTATCGGTGTGGACACTAATCCGAAGAAGGGTGAAAAAG CAAAGGCTTTTGGAATAACAGAGTTTCTTGATCCAAATCACTCTGATCAACCTATTCAACAG GTTATTAAGCATATCACCGGTGGAGGGGCAGACTACTCATTTGAATGTATAGGTGATACTGGAATGATAACTACTGCATTGCAGTCATGTTGTGAT GGGTGGGGTATGACTGTTACTCTTGGCGTACCTAAAGTAAACCCAGAGATGAAAGCTCATTATTCACTATTTCTCACTGGAAGAACATTGAAAGGATCACTATTTGGGGGATGGAAACCTAAGTCTGATCTTCCTTCATTAGTGGACATGTACATAAAGAAG